Proteins from a genomic interval of Treponema succinifaciens DSM 2489:
- a CDS encoding protein kinase domain-containing protein: MEFKNGQIIPLEGGKKATIIKKLGEGGQGIVYSVKIDGKDYALKWYTFRFQNKKGFRKNLQENIKNGAPDSKFLWPLYLTEEINNSFGYVMELRPAKFSDFSDILNNKVRFNSTEKLITAALNIVNAFRTLHRKGLSYQDLNDGNFFIDVNTGDVLICDNDNVTPDGIKNPGNIGGKPGYMAPEIVCAKSYPNSLTDSHSLAVILFKLFCRHDPLMGKLYVDSVCITEKREWELYGKAPVFIFDPNDKSNRPIQGVHPNPIKLWPRYPKFLQDAFIKSFCEGLKNPNQRLPENEWQKLLIRFRGTLLRCPHCSSEVCLAMVPRGTSIKFDCGSSYSYPFTLETDKYKLPVFPGAKLYKCQVTKDNDDYSTVCGEVIMNKKNPALWGIKNNTDKAWKFKTPDGEIKEIATGSVIPVANGIEVTFDGITTKVSK, from the coding sequence ATGGAATTTAAGAATGGACAGATTATTCCGCTTGAAGGCGGTAAAAAAGCAACAATCATTAAGAAGCTCGGCGAAGGTGGTCAGGGAATAGTTTATTCAGTAAAGATTGACGGCAAAGACTATGCCCTCAAATGGTACACTTTCCGCTTTCAGAACAAGAAAGGCTTCAGAAAGAATCTGCAGGAAAACATCAAAAATGGTGCTCCTGATTCAAAGTTTCTCTGGCCTTTGTATCTGACAGAAGAAATTAATAACAGTTTTGGTTATGTTATGGAGCTTAGACCAGCTAAGTTCTCTGATTTCTCAGACATCTTAAACAACAAAGTTCGTTTTAATTCTACAGAGAAACTGATTACAGCTGCTTTGAATATTGTAAATGCTTTCAGAACTCTGCACAGAAAAGGTTTAAGTTATCAGGATTTGAATGACGGTAACTTCTTCATTGACGTAAATACAGGCGATGTTCTCATTTGTGATAATGATAATGTAACACCTGACGGAATTAAGAATCCCGGTAATATCGGCGGAAAGCCTGGGTATATGGCACCGGAAATTGTATGTGCAAAATCCTATCCTAATTCCCTTACCGATAGTCATTCACTTGCAGTTATTCTTTTCAAACTGTTTTGTAGACATGATCCTTTAATGGGCAAACTCTATGTAGATAGCGTATGCATTACAGAAAAACGAGAATGGGAACTTTATGGGAAAGCACCTGTATTTATCTTCGACCCGAATGATAAATCTAATAGACCCATTCAAGGGGTACATCCAAATCCTATAAAACTCTGGCCTCGTTATCCAAAGTTTTTACAAGATGCATTTATAAAGTCGTTCTGTGAAGGATTAAAAAATCCTAATCAGAGATTACCGGAAAATGAATGGCAGAAGCTTCTTATAAGATTCAGAGGTACTTTACTCCGTTGTCCTCATTGTTCTTCAGAAGTGTGTCTTGCAATGGTACCACGTGGCACATCTATAAAGTTTGATTGTGGCAGTAGCTACAGTTATCCATTCACATTGGAAACAGATAAATATAAATTACCTGTTTTTCCAGGAGCAAAGCTTTATAAGTGCCAGGTCACAAAAGACAATGATGATTATTCAACCGTTTGCGGTGAAGTCATTATGAATAAAAAGAATCCTGCATTGTGGGGAATAAAAAACAATACAGATAAAGCCTGGAAGTTTAAAACCCCAGATGGAGAAATAAAGGAAATTGCTACAGGTTCAGTAATACCAGTAGCAAATGGTATCGAGGTTACTTTTGACGGTATTACCACAAAGGTTAGCAAATAA
- a CDS encoding TerY-C metal binding domain-containing protein has translation MKEEIYPSSNKMQAKIILGRCPYAPSKSENLFGMRIQKMGSDWVRTWAFKIDSERAHNEGYDRETTQGSFVPASEYPGCPYCGSDNFALCTCGKTFCFKKPEFETKTIRLTCPWCGQVGMYNAAETLQVQGGGF, from the coding sequence ATGAAAGAAGAGATTTATCCATCATCAAATAAAATGCAAGCAAAAATTATCTTAGGTCGTTGCCCGTATGCACCAAGCAAGTCAGAAAATTTGTTTGGTATGAGAATCCAGAAAATGGGTTCAGATTGGGTCAGAACATGGGCTTTCAAAATTGATTCTGAGCGAGCCCATAACGAAGGTTATGACAGAGAAACTACACAAGGATCTTTTGTTCCAGCTAGTGAATATCCTGGTTGTCCTTATTGCGGTTCAGATAATTTTGCTCTGTGTACTTGCGGGAAAACATTCTGCTTTAAGAAGCCGGAGTTTGAAACAAAAACAATCAGGCTTACTTGTCCCTGGTGTGGTCAGGTCGGAATGTATAACGCAGCAGAAACCTTACAAGTTCAAGGAGGAGGTTTTTAA
- a CDS encoding DUF6884 domain-containing protein — protein MKTIYLISCCKEKLSHPAKAVDLYQSEGFKRRLSIAQTHNPDAILILSAKHHIVELEQVLAPYDVCLSNQTIGEQKKWAEICIDSLSKKFDLKKDKFFILAAENYYKNLIGQFRIENYELPDEEIKIPVPSNNSNFELLKSFLTINNKAYCDDCLSKLTGIRPRQQINQLCNKHLNVIHRIDYGMCTNCCKYKIVRSC, from the coding sequence ATGAAGACAATTTATTTAATTTCATGCTGTAAAGAAAAACTCTCACATCCTGCAAAAGCTGTAGACCTTTATCAAAGTGAAGGTTTCAAAAGAAGACTTTCAATCGCACAGACACATAATCCAGATGCAATTCTCATTCTTTCTGCAAAACATCACATAGTAGAACTTGAACAGGTATTAGCTCCATATGATGTTTGCCTTTCAAATCAAACAATCGGTGAACAAAAAAAATGGGCAGAAATCTGTATTGATTCCCTTAGTAAAAAATTTGATTTAAAGAAAGACAAATTCTTTATTCTCGCTGCAGAAAATTACTATAAAAATCTGATTGGCCAGTTCAGAATTGAAAACTATGAACTTCCAGATGAAGAAATTAAAATCCCAGTTCCAAGCAATAATTCAAATTTTGAGCTACTCAAATCCTTTCTCACAATAAATAACAAAGCTTATTGCGATGACTGCTTGAGTAAATTAACAGGAATAAGACCTCGTCAACAGATTAACCAGTTATGTAATAAACATCTTAATGTAATTCATCGCATTGATTACGGCATGTGTACTAACTGCTGTAAATATAAAATCGTTCGAAGTTGTTAA
- a CDS encoding TM1812 family CRISPR-associated protein: MTKIVFVTLMMADDMHRRHFPVDGDSLIEYSGETYYAINSVLAQTLKKEDNVKVILLETNAGEKAGKKNAELFKNELNELNQAGASISYQVITSEFTGDKSKYKELYKSLVKNLTEGAELYADITFGIKTLPILILNALQFGEKFFDCSIGNVIYLKTEFKEGKIVEGSQCIFDITPLYMLSSFTNNIECSSGERAIAALDALFEE; the protein is encoded by the coding sequence ATGACTAAAATAGTATTTGTTACTTTGATGATGGCAGATGACATGCATAGACGCCATTTTCCAGTTGATGGTGATTCTTTGATCGAATATTCTGGTGAGACTTATTATGCAATCAATTCTGTTTTGGCTCAGACCTTAAAAAAAGAAGATAATGTAAAAGTAATTCTTCTTGAAACAAATGCCGGAGAAAAAGCCGGAAAGAAAAATGCCGAACTTTTCAAAAATGAATTAAACGAATTAAACCAAGCTGGTGCCTCAATCTCTTATCAGGTAATTACATCTGAGTTTACCGGCGATAAATCTAAGTACAAAGAATTATATAAGTCCCTTGTAAAAAATCTTACAGAAGGTGCTGAGTTATATGCAGATATAACCTTTGGTATAAAAACATTACCTATCTTAATTCTTAATGCTCTCCAGTTTGGAGAAAAGTTTTTTGACTGTTCTATTGGTAATGTAATCTATCTCAAAACAGAATTCAAAGAAGGTAAAATCGTTGAAGGCTCTCAATGCATTTTTGATATAACACCTTTATATATGCTCTCAAGCTTTACAAACAATATTGAATGTTCTTCTGGAGAACGAGCAATTGCTGCTCTTGATGCATTGTTTGAGGAATAA
- a CDS encoding DUF4145 domain-containing protein, whose amino-acid sequence MSTWRDIWKKSLKANRLYSLDPKKGNNAFAELQDEYEKKKKDGMIHYAIAEAYEYRHELDKALEKYKLAKDLFPVDHWKEVAQKTIDRVSQNQTAEDFFDKNNFKDLLWYTYQKVYEYVYLDDFVRYVCLSAISRADSEWPLSLVDFRSVLELQIKSTFHEIVQKYIYEQNYSLANIINELKARKLVSGGIANAMHKIRKSGNAATHQMKLFDDGDENNYWNSFDKDDSNNLNYLLTILEFFNNYNRENNIKLPD is encoded by the coding sequence ATGTCTACTTGGCGTGATATTTGGAAAAAGTCATTAAAAGCAAATCGTTTGTATTCCCTTGATCCTAAAAAAGGAAATAATGCATTTGCTGAATTGCAAGACGAATATGAAAAAAAGAAAAAAGATGGAATGATTCATTATGCAATTGCCGAGGCTTATGAATATAGACATGAACTAGATAAAGCTTTAGAAAAATATAAATTAGCAAAAGATTTATTCCCTGTGGACCACTGGAAAGAAGTTGCTCAAAAAACTATTGATAGAGTTTCACAAAATCAAACTGCAGAAGATTTTTTTGATAAGAATAATTTTAAAGATTTACTTTGGTACACATATCAAAAAGTTTATGAATATGTATACCTTGATGATTTTGTAAGATATGTTTGTTTATCCGCAATTTCTAGAGCTGATTCAGAATGGCCACTTTCTTTAGTAGATTTTAGGTCTGTATTGGAGTTACAGATAAAAAGCACATTCCATGAAATTGTACAAAAATATATATATGAACAAAATTATTCATTAGCAAATATAATAAATGAATTAAAAGCAAGAAAACTAGTATCTGGTGGAATTGCTAATGCAATGCATAAAATTCGAAAATCAGGAAACGCTGCTACTCATCAGATGAAACTTTTTGACGATGGAGATGAAAACAATTATTGGAATTCTTTTGATAAAGATGATTCAAATAATTTGAATTATTTACTGACAATATTAGAATTCTTCAATAACTATAATCGGGAAAATAATATTAAATTACCTGATTAG